Genomic segment of Acidobacteriota bacterium:
CACAACCGCTTTTTGCGTTGTAATCGCGCGGCGCTGACAGACCAATTGAATGAAACAGGCGGCCCGGATGCTCCTGTTGCCGCCTGTTTCATTCAATTGATTTGAAGCGTTACGCGCGCTGCTCAACGCGGTTTGGCCCCGACCGGCACATCGCCGTTTTGCCCCAGCAAACGCTGCTGCGCCACTTGCGCGCGACTATTGAGGATGTACCAGGTGTGGTCAGCGGCGCGCCACACCGCCAGATCAGCCCGGCCATCGCCGTCGTAATCGCCCGCGCCCGCCTGATCGTTCAGCGTGCCCCATTGCACGATCCGGTAAGCCTGCGTCGCGCTTTGCCAGAGGTAC
This window contains:
- a CDS encoding VCBS repeat-containing protein, with protein sequence YLWQSATQAYRIVQWGTLNDQAGAGDYDGDGRADLAVWRAADHTWYILNSRAQVAQQRLLGQNGDVPVGAKPR